One Tolypothrix bouteillei VB521301 DNA window includes the following coding sequences:
- a CDS encoding secondary thiamine-phosphate synthase enzyme YjbQ: MPHYQKLLRVSTTGKSLHNITPKIEAIVAESGVESGLCTLFLRHTSASLLIQENADPDVLKDLANFMAKLVPESAPYIHDAEGPDDMPAHIRTAITHTSENIPINNGHLVLGTWQGIYVWEHRQRSHVRELVVHIFG, translated from the coding sequence ATGCCACACTATCAAAAACTACTTAGGGTTTCTACTACTGGGAAATCCTTACACAACATCACCCCTAAAATTGAAGCTATAGTTGCCGAATCAGGAGTTGAGTCAGGTCTGTGTACCTTGTTTTTGCGTCATACTTCAGCAAGTTTGCTAATTCAAGAAAATGCAGATCCAGATGTACTTAAAGATTTGGCAAACTTTATGGCAAAACTTGTGCCAGAATCAGCTCCTTATATCCATGATGCTGAAGGTCCTGATGATATGCCAGCACACATCCGCACAGCTATAACCCATACTTCAGAAAATATACCTATCAATAACGGTCATTTGGTCTTGGGTACTTGGCAAGGAATTTATGTGTGGGAACACAGACAAAGAAGTCATGTCAGAGAATTAGTTGTTCATATTTTTGGATAG
- a CDS encoding Nif3-like dinuclear metal center hexameric protein yields MKITELITWFEEWANPAWQESWDNCGWQVEPGVLQENARVLVCLTPTLAVMQEALALRNAGTHVNLIFAHHPLIFNPPKSLRRGDAVSEMVRLAFTHNIGIYSAHTNFDQVEDGTADVLAQILDLQQVSPIVTTQSSLGYGRVGNLNSSLSLKNLLITIQSKLTPPNLIFSPTEDLEQLISRVAVLGGSGASFISAVLKTGAQAYLTADCKFHQFQESRDRNLILIDAGHYATERPACDRLVQKLQFLNVDWVQLSHKDEDFRLFLQSTP; encoded by the coding sequence ATGAAAATTACTGAATTAATAACTTGGTTTGAAGAATGGGCAAATCCAGCTTGGCAAGAAAGTTGGGATAATTGCGGTTGGCAAGTTGAGCCTGGGGTGTTGCAGGAAAACGCCCGAGTATTGGTGTGTCTAACACCTACTTTAGCGGTCATGCAAGAAGCGCTTGCTTTACGCAATGCGGGTACCCACGTGAATCTGATTTTTGCTCACCATCCCTTGATTTTTAATCCGCCTAAGTCCCTACGCAGAGGCGATGCTGTCAGTGAAATGGTTCGGTTAGCATTTACTCATAATATTGGGATCTATAGCGCTCATACCAACTTTGACCAGGTTGAGGATGGAACGGCTGATGTTTTGGCTCAAATTTTAGACCTCCAGCAAGTTTCTCCTATTGTCACTACCCAATCGAGTTTGGGATACGGACGTGTGGGAAATCTCAACTCATCCCTCAGTTTAAAGAATTTACTGATAACAATTCAATCTAAACTTACACCCCCTAATTTGATTTTCTCACCAACAGAAGATTTAGAACAACTGATTTCAAGAGTTGCTGTCTTGGGTGGTTCGGGTGCTAGTTTTATTTCGGCAGTTCTTAAAACAGGTGCTCAAGCTTACTTAACTGCTGATTGTAAGTTTCATCAATTTCAAGAAAGTCGCGATCGCAATCTCATTTTAATTGATGCCGGACACTACGCAACAGAACGCCCTGCATGCGATCGTCTAGTACAAAAGTTACAATTCTTAAACGTAGACTGGGTGCAGTTGAGCCATAAAGATGAGGATTTCCGCTTATTTCTTCAATCTACGCCTTAG